A window of the Hordeum vulgare subsp. vulgare chromosome 5H, MorexV3_pseudomolecules_assembly, whole genome shotgun sequence genome harbors these coding sequences:
- the LOC123453151 gene encoding uncharacterized protein LOC123453151 isoform X2, producing MAAPPPPPPPAALPGDVVEEILLLLPSDDPGSLLRASLVCKAWRSVATHPHFRRRFIGLHRHRAPPVLGFLHDCKKERIPDFVPTTNSPFSLSAPDRRLWRPLDCRHGRALFLSKGDTQELLLWEPITGAQQSIPLPSVFRSQWPTAAVFCAADGCDHLDCAGGPFGVVFVFVLVISCDSDAVTSACLYSSETGTWGKLSTRQDEFAMEFEYHSSVLVGRSLLYFLSDGDMTLEYNLDTGELAVFDPPPDDYGSDGRRFSILLAEDGGLGIAEVIDQELILWKWEANDDTDAPWVLDRIVYLNSCGPGKLYPALGFAEGANAIFVITGASLFMIELQSEQVKRVCRNHGFCNLIPVVNFYTPHSRLQMPVGEDHGPAPRLNLLRRGGQQVVWEEKSLEWAQVMFHKGCKAINEKDFAVAANCFRHALEIRVRHYGGLAPECASTFYSYGHALFFKDREATNPSGANWHGKDHKDGKMTGDEDDSDLDLAWKMLNTARVIVAKSPDKTMEKVNILNLLAEISMRRGDRDSAIGYYIEALAILEHLVRPDNFRIFEQNVRISLAFELASKVGNAIPYCAKAISVGKSRMHNLINAKEALLSAEGRSGKLTLEDEISYLARMLPRLQKKLEELEQAVSTPSDGIDHNKKRVVSVTSHEQNVSRGVAGAASLTCSQTSGSNNSFHSPTMSTAAAATGSTGGSVTELVIVGRDMKRANDDKPISDEPSPKRLAADDSPSVNET from the exons ATGgcagcaccgccgccgccgccgccgccggcggcgcTCCCGGGCGACGTCGTCGAAgagatcctcctcctcctcccgtcggACGACCCAGGCTCCCTCCTCCGCGCCTCCCTCGTCTGCAAGGCCTGGAGGAGCGTCGCCACCCATCCCCACTTCCGCCGCCGCTTCATCGGGCTCCACCGCCACCGGGCACCCCCGGTGCTCGGCTTCCTCCACGACTGCAAAAAAGAGCGCATCCCAGACTTCGTCCCCACCACCAACTCGCCCTTCTCCCTCTCCGCTCCAGACCGCCGGCTCTGGCGCCCCCTCGACTGCCGCCACGGCCGCGCCCTCTTCCTGTCCAAGGGTGATACACAGGAACTCCTCCTGTGGGAGCCAATCACGGGTGCCCAGCAGAGCATACCGCTGCCCTCGGTGTTCAGGTCCCAGTGGCCGACCGCGGCCGTGTTCTGCGCAGCCGACGGGTGCGACCACCTCGACTGTGCGGGAGGTCCCTTCGGCGTGGTCTTCGTCTTCGTCCTCGTCATCTCTTGCGACTCAGACGCTGTCACATCGGCGTGCCTGTACTCGTCGGAGACTGGCACGTGGGGCAAGCTGAGCACGAGGCAAGACGAGTTCGCCATGGAATTTGAGTACCATTCCAGCGTGTTGGTTGGGAGATCTCTGCTCTACTTCTTGTCCGACGGTGATATGACCCTGGAGTACAATTTGGACACTGGTGAACTGGCTGTGTTTGACCCACCACCTGACGATTACGGCAGTGACGGCCGGAGATTTAGCATCCTGCTGGCGGAGGACGGTGGGCTGGGGATTGCGGAAGTCATTGATCAGGAGCTCATATTGTGGAAATGGGAGGCGAATGACGACACTGATGCACCATGGGTGCTGGACCGGATCGTCTACCTGAACAGTTGCGGTCCAGGCAAACTTTATCCAGCGTTGGGCTTTGCAGAGGGAGCGAATGCTATTTTCGTGATAACTGGTGCCAGTCTCTTCATGATCGAGCTGCAGTCGGAGCAGGTGAAAAGGGTGTGTCGTAATCATGGCTTCTGTAATTTGATTCCAGTTGTCAACTTCTACACTCCACATTCTAGACTCCAAATGCCAGTGGGTGAAGACCACGGCCCAGCGCCGCGGCTGAACCTACTGAGGAGGGGTGGTCAGCAAGTGGTTTGGGAGGAGAAATCACTAGAATGGGCGCAGGTGATGTTTCATAAGGGgtgcaaggctatcaatgagaagGACTTTGCCGTCGCGGCTAACTGCTTCAGGCATGCTCTTGAGATCAG GGTTCGGCATTATGGAGGACTTGCTCCGGAGTGTGCTAGCACATTTTACAGTTATGGACATGCCTTGTTTTTCAAAGATCGGGAAGCGACCAATCCTTCAG GGGCAAACTGGCATGGCAAAGATCATAAGGATGGGAAAATGACAGGCGACGAAGATGATTCTGATTTGGATTTGGCCTGGAAAATGTTGAATACTGCAAGGGTAATAGTTGCCAAGAGTCCAGACAAGACAATGGAGAAGGTTAATATATTGAATCTTCTTGCTGAAATCTCCATGAGAAGAG GCGACCGAGACAGCGCAATCGGTTACTACATCGAAGCTTTAGCGATCTTGGAGCATCTGGTTAGGCCTGACAATTTTCGAATTTTCGAGCA AAACGTCCGCATAAGTTTGGCCTTCGAGTTAGCATCCAAGGTTGGGAATGCAATCCCATATTGTGCAAAGGCTATTTCAGTAGGCAAGTCGCGTATGCATAATCTGATAAATGCCAAGGAAGCTTTGTTGTCTGCTGAAGGACGCTCAGGGAAGTTGACTCTAGAAGATGAGATATCTTACCTTGCTAGAATGTTGCCTCGTCTCCAGAAGAAG CTTGAAGAACTGGAGCAAGCAGTGTCAACCCCAAGCGATGGCATAGATCATAATAAGAAGCGGGTGGTCTCAGTGACAAGTCATGAGCAGAATGTTAGCCGTGGTGTGGCAGGAGCTGCATCTTTGACTTGTTCACAGACGTCTGGATCAAACAACAGCTTTCATTCCCCAActatgtctacggcagcagcagcaacaggaaGCACTGGAGGTAGTGTAACTGAGCTTGTGATTGTTGGCAGAGACATGAAACGAGCTAATGATGACAAGCCGATCTCGGACGAACCTTCTCCAAAGAGACTTGCAGCAGATGATTCACCATCCGTGAATGAAACGTGA
- the LOC123453151 gene encoding uncharacterized protein LOC123453151 isoform X1, with translation MAAPPPPPPPAALPGDVVEEILLLLPSDDPGSLLRASLVCKAWRSVATHPHFRRRFIGLHRHRAPPVLGFLHDCKKERIPDFVPTTNSPFSLSAPDRRLWRPLDCRHGRALFLSKGDTQELLLWEPITGAQQSIPLPSVFRSQWPTAAVFCAADGCDHLDCAGGPFGVVFVFVLVISCDSDAVTSACLYSSETGTWGKLSTRQDEFAMEFEYHSSVLVGRSLLYFLSDGDMTLEYNLDTGELAVFDPPPDDYGSDGRRFSILLAEDGGLGIAEVIDQELILWKWEANDDTDAPWVLDRIVYLNSCGPGKLYPALGFAEGANAIFVITGASLFMIELQSEQVKRVCRNHGFCNLIPVVNFYTPHSRLQMPVGEDHGPAPRLNLLRRGGQQVVWEEKSLEWAQVMFHKGCKAINEKDFAVAANCFRHALEIRVRHYGGLAPECASTFYSYGHALFFKDREATNPSGNVSNHAPNQESITPTASKDDAGSLVASGSSFEHAPPSRKGANWHGKDHKDGKMTGDEDDSDLDLAWKMLNTARVIVAKSPDKTMEKVNILNLLAEISMRRGDRDSAIGYYIEALAILEHLVRPDNFRIFEQNVRISLAFELASKVGNAIPYCAKAISVGKSRMHNLINAKEALLSAEGRSGKLTLEDEISYLARMLPRLQKKLEELEQAVSTPSDGIDHNKKRVVSVTSHEQNVSRGVAGAASLTCSQTSGSNNSFHSPTMSTAAAATGSTGGSVTELVIVGRDMKRANDDKPISDEPSPKRLAADDSPSVNET, from the exons ATGgcagcaccgccgccgccgccgccgccggcggcgcTCCCGGGCGACGTCGTCGAAgagatcctcctcctcctcccgtcggACGACCCAGGCTCCCTCCTCCGCGCCTCCCTCGTCTGCAAGGCCTGGAGGAGCGTCGCCACCCATCCCCACTTCCGCCGCCGCTTCATCGGGCTCCACCGCCACCGGGCACCCCCGGTGCTCGGCTTCCTCCACGACTGCAAAAAAGAGCGCATCCCAGACTTCGTCCCCACCACCAACTCGCCCTTCTCCCTCTCCGCTCCAGACCGCCGGCTCTGGCGCCCCCTCGACTGCCGCCACGGCCGCGCCCTCTTCCTGTCCAAGGGTGATACACAGGAACTCCTCCTGTGGGAGCCAATCACGGGTGCCCAGCAGAGCATACCGCTGCCCTCGGTGTTCAGGTCCCAGTGGCCGACCGCGGCCGTGTTCTGCGCAGCCGACGGGTGCGACCACCTCGACTGTGCGGGAGGTCCCTTCGGCGTGGTCTTCGTCTTCGTCCTCGTCATCTCTTGCGACTCAGACGCTGTCACATCGGCGTGCCTGTACTCGTCGGAGACTGGCACGTGGGGCAAGCTGAGCACGAGGCAAGACGAGTTCGCCATGGAATTTGAGTACCATTCCAGCGTGTTGGTTGGGAGATCTCTGCTCTACTTCTTGTCCGACGGTGATATGACCCTGGAGTACAATTTGGACACTGGTGAACTGGCTGTGTTTGACCCACCACCTGACGATTACGGCAGTGACGGCCGGAGATTTAGCATCCTGCTGGCGGAGGACGGTGGGCTGGGGATTGCGGAAGTCATTGATCAGGAGCTCATATTGTGGAAATGGGAGGCGAATGACGACACTGATGCACCATGGGTGCTGGACCGGATCGTCTACCTGAACAGTTGCGGTCCAGGCAAACTTTATCCAGCGTTGGGCTTTGCAGAGGGAGCGAATGCTATTTTCGTGATAACTGGTGCCAGTCTCTTCATGATCGAGCTGCAGTCGGAGCAGGTGAAAAGGGTGTGTCGTAATCATGGCTTCTGTAATTTGATTCCAGTTGTCAACTTCTACACTCCACATTCTAGACTCCAAATGCCAGTGGGTGAAGACCACGGCCCAGCGCCGCGGCTGAACCTACTGAGGAGGGGTGGTCAGCAAGTGGTTTGGGAGGAGAAATCACTAGAATGGGCGCAGGTGATGTTTCATAAGGGgtgcaaggctatcaatgagaagGACTTTGCCGTCGCGGCTAACTGCTTCAGGCATGCTCTTGAGATCAG GGTTCGGCATTATGGAGGACTTGCTCCGGAGTGTGCTAGCACATTTTACAGTTATGGACATGCCTTGTTTTTCAAAGATCGGGAAGCGACCAATCCTTCAGGTAATGTTTCAAATCATGCACCAAATCAAGAATCAATCACACCTACAGCCAGCAAAGATGATGCTGGGAGCTTGGTGGCCTCTGGTAGCAGTTTTGAGCATGCTCCACCTTCAAGGAAAG GGGCAAACTGGCATGGCAAAGATCATAAGGATGGGAAAATGACAGGCGACGAAGATGATTCTGATTTGGATTTGGCCTGGAAAATGTTGAATACTGCAAGGGTAATAGTTGCCAAGAGTCCAGACAAGACAATGGAGAAGGTTAATATATTGAATCTTCTTGCTGAAATCTCCATGAGAAGAG GCGACCGAGACAGCGCAATCGGTTACTACATCGAAGCTTTAGCGATCTTGGAGCATCTGGTTAGGCCTGACAATTTTCGAATTTTCGAGCA AAACGTCCGCATAAGTTTGGCCTTCGAGTTAGCATCCAAGGTTGGGAATGCAATCCCATATTGTGCAAAGGCTATTTCAGTAGGCAAGTCGCGTATGCATAATCTGATAAATGCCAAGGAAGCTTTGTTGTCTGCTGAAGGACGCTCAGGGAAGTTGACTCTAGAAGATGAGATATCTTACCTTGCTAGAATGTTGCCTCGTCTCCAGAAGAAG CTTGAAGAACTGGAGCAAGCAGTGTCAACCCCAAGCGATGGCATAGATCATAATAAGAAGCGGGTGGTCTCAGTGACAAGTCATGAGCAGAATGTTAGCCGTGGTGTGGCAGGAGCTGCATCTTTGACTTGTTCACAGACGTCTGGATCAAACAACAGCTTTCATTCCCCAActatgtctacggcagcagcagcaacaggaaGCACTGGAGGTAGTGTAACTGAGCTTGTGATTGTTGGCAGAGACATGAAACGAGCTAATGATGACAAGCCGATCTCGGACGAACCTTCTCCAAAGAGACTTGCAGCAGATGATTCACCATCCGTGAATGAAACGTGA